GATTGTCTCGGGTGTACACGTACTTGAAGGCGCAATCCGCCAATAGAGACGCGATTTCCGTTTTGGGGGATTCGTTGTTGCCGATGATGTTTGTTTTTTTTTGTGTGGGCATATTATCTCCTATAAGAAAAAACACTTGATTAACTCAAGTGTTCAGGAGACTGTTCGTAACGCTCGGGAGGAATAATAGTTTATGTGTATTTTTTGTAAAGGGTAAAAATGTAAAAGAACTGTAAATTCAGTTGCCAAGACTATCGTGGGTGGAAGTGGTTGTATCAAAATTTGCACATACCACTCCAGGCCCGAAGAAAAGGAAATTATGGTGGATGTTATCGTGAATTGTTTGTAAGGAGTTTTTTATTTACTTATATTTCCCTCATATAAACAATCAAGGTACGCATATCGTTCATACGAGCAATGGAAAAGAAAAAGTTTGAACTAGACTTTGACGAATACATTCGTCATACGGAACCAAGTCGGCATGAAATGTCTTCTGCCTGGTCCACGGCAATTGGCTTGCAGCAGGTCGATGGGCTAACTCCTTCCAAGTACCTTTTTGAGACTGCCCGCCGTAACATCGATGGCGACATTACCATTGACGAAGCTCAGAAACTGATCAACAGTTATTACGAGTCAAAGACAGAACGGAATGACGACGAAGATGACGCCGAAGAGGCGGACAAGGTTTCTGCGCGCATCGCAAAAATTCTCAGCGAAAAGTCATTCAATTTCTCGCCCTCGTACCTGATTGCGATTCACGGGAAACTGTTCCAGGGAATTTATAAGTTTGCCGGAAAAATCCGAGACTACGACATTTCTAAAAAGGAATGGGTTCTGAACGGGGCATCCGTAATGTACGGGGCCGCCTTTGAACTGAAGATGGCCCTGGATTACGACTTTGAGCAGGAACGCAATTTTATCTATGGAGGCTTATCCATGGACCAAATTGTGGAACACCTGGCCTACTTTGTTTCGAGACTGTGGCAAATCCATGCCTTTGGCGAAGGCAATACGAGAACGACCGCCGTGTTTACCATCAAGTACTTGCGTTCCATGGGCTTTAAGGTTTCTAACGACATTTTTGCGAAGAACTCCTGGTATTTCAGAAACGCTCTGGTCCGCGCCAACTACAAGAATCTGCAGAAGGGTATCGATAAAAATCCAGAATTCTTGGAAAAGTTCTTCCGTAACATGCTCATGGGCGAACATAATGAACTGAAAAATCGGTTTATGCATGTGGACTTTAAAGGTCAAAAACCAACGATTAACACTCAAAAACCAACGATTGGTAATGAAAAGCCAACGATTGAAACGAAAAAAGCAAAGATTGAACTAGCTGTGGAAGAATCCTCGTTTAATAAGACCGCTAAGGAAAATTTGCTGAAATTTGTTCGGGGCGTAGAGCTAGACGAAATTTTTGGTGTTTCTAGAGTAAGGGAAATCGTCGTCTGCGGAGCCTCATCGGCGTCGGCTGCCTTGAAAAAATTGCAAGCCCTCAATTTGATAGAACCTGTTGTGGGCCACGGCAAGGGAAAGTTCCGTTTTAAGGAATGAAAACGAAATAGTCGGATAGAATAGTATGAAAGAAAAGCCGTCAAACATTTCTTATTTTATTTCGTTTTGCATTGAGCAATATAAGAATGCGAAGCAAATTTCTGGAGCCGAAGCTATGCAGCATTTAGACAAGTATGGCGTTTTGGAATATTTGCAGGAACACTTTGAAGTTTTGCATACACAAAGTGCTACATGGCTTGTGGAAGAAATCGATGAGTTTATTGCAGTTCGCCAGGGAGGGGTAAAATGAATTTGGAAGTAAACCAGGAAAATCTTTATTTGCTCCTGCCTTCCAAACTCTCCTGGATGGCTGAAATGCTTGCGGAAGATTCAAACATTGAACCTGTAGAAGCTCTCAAAAAACTCTATCTTTCGAAAACCTACAGCGAGCTGGAACAAGAAAACACCAAGATGTGGCACCTCGGCCCGGTGGCACTTTATCAGGAATATATTGAAAATCAGTGACTCTAGGAACGTTTATTTTCCTTCCTTCAAGCCTCTGCGTTGAACGCCGTTTTTTTGACAATCTCCACCGCGAGGTTCTGGGGTTCTTTTTTCGTTTCTGACACTAATTTGTCAAAATTTTAGGATAAATTTATCCTGAGGTTTATGTATGGATCAAGTATGCGGGATTTACAAGATTACTAATCTGGTCAACAACAAGTGCTATATCGGCCAGTCTATTAATATTTCCAGCCGTTGGAAACAGCATACCCAGTCTCTGGACAAGATTGAAAATCCCGATGGAGAGAATCCCCTTCGAAGGGCTTTCTTGAAATATGGCCTCACGCAGCAGGTTTCTCAGCCAGGCGTTTACGGAAACTTCAAATTTGAAGTGCTTTTGGAGTGCGACAGGGATGACCTTACCAAAAATGAGTATGCCAAGATTGAAGAACTGCAACCGGAATACAATCGAATGATGTGTCCGCCCAGTGCAGACAGAATGTGGCCCCGCAAGCAGAATCTTGAAAAATGTTGCTACGTGCAGTATCACAACTTCAATGCGTTAGGATATTTGCCTTTTGAAGGTGCTTTTTACGAGAATAAAGTCTGTGGCGAAGGCTATACAACATCAAAGAAAAGAGATTGCCTTAAGTTAAAGGGCGAAAAAGTTTATCTGATTGTTGGCATCAAGCAAAAGGGGCGTAAACAAAAGGATTTCTTCCTATGGAGCTATACTCAGGTAGAAGAAATTGAAATGTTTGACGAAACTCAATACGGAGTTCGAGGAACGGATTTCATTTGCAAGAAGCCTGTTCGATTAAACGACTTGCCCGGCTTTGAGCATTTTGCCAAACATACTATGGGCTCGTTTGCGTATGGGATGCAAAATGCAATAAACGATCCATTTTCCAAAGTT
This genomic window from Fibrobacter sp. UWH6 contains:
- a CDS encoding Fic family protein — its product is MEKKKFELDFDEYIRHTEPSRHEMSSAWSTAIGLQQVDGLTPSKYLFETARRNIDGDITIDEAQKLINSYYESKTERNDDEDDAEEADKVSARIAKILSEKSFNFSPSYLIAIHGKLFQGIYKFAGKIRDYDISKKEWVLNGASVMYGAAFELKMALDYDFEQERNFIYGGLSMDQIVEHLAYFVSRLWQIHAFGEGNTRTTAVFTIKYLRSMGFKVSNDIFAKNSWYFRNALVRANYKNLQKGIDKNPEFLEKFFRNMLMGEHNELKNRFMHVDFKGQKPTINTQKPTIGNEKPTIETKKAKIELAVEESSFNKTAKENLLKFVRGVELDEIFGVSRVREIVVCGASSASAALKKLQALNLIEPVVGHGKGKFRFKE
- a CDS encoding DUF3791 domain-containing protein, encoding MKEKPSNISYFISFCIEQYKNAKQISGAEAMQHLDKYGVLEYLQEHFEVLHTQSATWLVEEIDEFIAVRQGGVK
- a CDS encoding GIY-YIG nuclease family protein translates to MDQVCGIYKITNLVNNKCYIGQSINISSRWKQHTQSLDKIENPDGENPLRRAFLKYGLTQQVSQPGVYGNFKFEVLLECDRDDLTKNEYAKIEELQPEYNRMMCPPSADRMWPRKQNLEKCCYVQYHNFNALGYLPFEGAFYENKVCGEGYTTSKKRDCLKLKGEKVYLIVGIKQKGRKQKDFFLWSYTQVEEIEMFDETQYGVRGTDFICKKPVRLNDLPGFEHFAKHTMGSFAYGMQNAINDPFSKVLMNEKLYAPAEKFDGKALRWLADFEDNLDDEFLQLTARDEKNKPHWCIFLREKSNLSSSFLRYRADFTLCWGKDLFIEQYKLFCKRFPAIDSLLIPISVNTCEVAKVFPNKKIRVFYPPNEKEWAKVIRLLKKLPNVALEKPD